The genome window GCACATGCACGAGTACGACATCACCGTGCTGAGCGACTGCTGCGCGGCGGAGAGCGACGGGGACCATGACCTGGCGTTGGACCAGCTCCAGCGGTTCCTGGGCGTGCGCGTGTGCCGGGCGGATGAGGTGAAGCGTACCCGCCGCGCCCGGAGGCCGGCGCATCCGGCCAAGGGGGCAGGGCGGTTGTGAGCAAATCGTTTGATGCCGCTTCCCAGTCCGTCGCCGTCGCTGACCCGAAGGTCTCATTCCTCCGCCCCAGGGACTCCTGAGACACCTCTCTGGGGACAGCTTCCCCTCGTGAGGTGGATGTGAAGAAGCCGCAGAAGCAGGACGGCTGAGCGCGGTCGATTCTCAGCGAAGTGGACGAAGAGGTTCGATTCGAAGAAGACGCCGAAGACGCTGCGAGTCGGGGTCGACAGCCGCCCTCCTGGACCTTGGCAATATCAGGAGTGAAAGATCACATTCTCTTCGATGGAGGCCTTGCCGATCCGGTACCGATTCGCCGCCGAAGTTTTGTCAGGGTGACCAAACGAGATGCCGAACAACATCTTCATGGAGGGCTCGATGCCGAGCAGTCCACGGATCGTGTCGGCGTAGTAGCCAAGCATCGTCTGGGGAATGCCACCGAGCCCGTGAGCGGTGAGCGACAGCAGGAATGTCTGACCGTACATGCCAACGTCCCCTGCGACGCGCACATTGTCACCAACGGCTGGCATGAAGAGCAGCGCGACATGCGGCGCGCCAAAGAATTTCAAGTTGTAGAGAGAGGCAGTCCGGCGATCCTCAGTCGCTTCGCGGGAAACCCCAATCGCCTGGTAATAGGCTGCTCCCTGGGCTTTGAGGCGCTGACCGTAAACACCAGGGTATGTGCCGAAGCTGAAGTCGGGCGTGTGCCGCCCGGCTTCTTCGTCCGCGAGGATCCTCCTGCTGAGCACGTCCAGTTTTGCACCGGAAACGATGTGAACCTGCCACGGCTGGGTATTGCAGTTCGATGGGGCAAGTTGCGCTTCTTCCAACACGGAGCGGATGACAGCGTCCGCCACCGGCGCGGGAAGGAAGCTGCGAACGGAATGGCGGTTGCGGACGACGTCGCGAAACAGTGCGGACTCTGACATCTTGAGTTCCCTATGG of Myxococcus fulvus contains these proteins:
- a CDS encoding nitroreductase, with protein sequence MSESALFRDVVRNRHSVRSFLPAPVADAVIRSVLEEAQLAPSNCNTQPWQVHIVSGAKLDVLSRRILADEEAGRHTPDFSFGTYPGVYGQRLKAQGAAYYQAIGVSREATEDRRTASLYNLKFFGAPHVALLFMPAVGDNVRVAGDVGMYGQTFLLSLTAHGLGGIPQTMLGYYADTIRGLLGIEPSMKMLFGISFGHPDKTSAANRYRIGKASIEENVIFHS